In Aspergillus luchuensis IFO 4308 DNA, chromosome 1, nearly complete sequence, the following are encoded in one genomic region:
- a CDS encoding LCCL domain-containing protein (COG:S;~EggNog:ENOG410PJTK;~InterPro:IPR036609,IPR004043;~PFAM:PF03815;~TransMembrane:6 (i129-147o309-342i363-380o431-452i464-487o507-527i)) has translation MRPEHPSRSRSRSPSSSFGKTSQDYPLAVFDPNENDSESSQFITVGRESSDSARPDQRETTNEPLLPTSTHHPRRIAPEPFSCTLSGIRAWVKGPPYPYRYQITPWLQRWQTAPGRLVERYFPSTRAKVWLLLGCICTWGVIFLSILHSSVAGQQVSGYGVPVKLSCHARLWPNSTDCGLNGDSCRPFDNGAFAFRCPASCADAMLLEPYFVGPQEYNYRPLVIGGTADGDNTDAIYRGDSAICPAALHAGLIDSQKGGCGVLRRTGERTKFPSVIRNGIESIGYASYFPVSFTFVGESSETSCQDLRWPLFTFSVIVTTLLSLFITSPAAFYASIYFIVYFQVALSSDPPYSPDYYEVVSTALGRFLPCAFVGFAMYYFCVRKTLTDLTAHWDKTVLWLGSCWVGALNTDTFDKIPISRLTPHDIQQQPGAIPALIIIIGLLVAIVLTQAIAFRREGRMPKMLLLYGIMVCGVIALMLVPHMNLRIHHYVLSLLFLPGTTLQTRPSLLYQGLLIGLFINGIARWGFDSILQTSAALLDGAQLGSVLPVIGAPAILSSQNIMFNFNDVDKDADGISVLVNDVERFRAFKSDDGMLESFNWTRHLDGEPEYFRFGYIKVNALGGIWYEDFTRPGTWESEGNWVPPDDDSGDDSALAS, from the exons ATGCGCCCGGAGCACCCTTCGAGAAGCAGGTCAAGATCTCCATCGTCCTCCTTTGGAAAGACCTCCCAAGACTACCCGTTGGCCGTCTTTGATCCGAATGAGAATGATTCCGAAAGCAGTCAGTTCATAACGGTTGGGCGGGAAAGTTCCGACTCCGCCCGGCCCGACCAGCGAGAGACCACGAATGAACCATTATTGCCAACTTCAACCCACCATCCCCGGCGCATAGCGCCAGAGCCATTCTCATGTACACTTTCTGGGATCCGCGCGTGGGTTAAAGGCCCGCCATACCCATACCGGTATCAGATCACCCCATGGTTGCAGCGCTGGCAGACGGCACCAGGCCGCCTTGTGGAGCGTTATTTTCCGAGCACCCGTGCCAAAGTTTGGCTATTGCTCGGATGCATATGCACCTGGGGTGTCATATTCCTGTCCATCCTGCATTCCTCTGTAGCTGGCCAGCAGGTGTCTGGATACGGTGTGCCTGTCAAGCTATCATGTCACGCTAGACTATG GCCAAATTCTACCGACTGCGGTCTAAATGGGGATTCCTGCCGCCCCTTTGACAACGGGGCATTTGCCTTTCGCTGCCCCGCAAGTTGCGCAGATGCGATGCTGCTAGAGCCGTACTTTGTAGGCCCGCAAGAGTACAATTATCGTCCTCTTGTTATTGGGGGAACTGCAGATGGTGATAATACTGATGCCATCTACCGCGGAGATTCAGCCATCTGTCCTGCAGCACTACACGCTGGTCTAATAGACAGTCAGAAAGGTGGCTGTGGCGTCTTGCGACGAACGGGTGAAAGAACTAAGTTTCCGTCAGTGATAAGAAACGGGATTGAGAGTATTGGATACGCCTCATACTTTCCAGTCTCCTTTACCTTTGTCGGAGAGTCGTCCGAAACAAGCTGTCAGGACCTCCGTTGGCCACTCTTCACCTTTTCAGTCATCGTCACCACGTTATTATCTCTGTTCATCACATCTCCCGCAGCATTTTACGCCTCCATCTACTTCATCGTCTACTTCCAGGTCGCTCTGTCCTCCGACCCGCCCTACTCCCCCGACTACTATGAAGTGGTATCCACAGCCCTAGGACGGTTCCTGCCTTGCGCCTTCGTCGGCTTTGCAATGTACTACTTCTGTGTCCGCAAAACTCTGACAGACCTCACCGCACACTGGGACAAGACTGTCCTCTGGTTGGGAAGCTGCTGGGTCGGCGCCCTCAACACCGACACATTCGACAAGATTCCCATCTCACGCCTCACACCACATgacatccaacaacaaccgggCGCCATTCCCGCCTTGATCATCATTATCGGCCTTCTCGTCGCCATCGTCCTCACCCAAGCCATCGCTTTCCGCAGAGAAGGCCGCATGCCAAAAATGCTTCTTCTTTACGGAATCATGGTGTGCGGTGTGATTGCTCTGATGCTTGTTCCGCACATGAACCTCCGCATCCACCACTACGTTCTAagcctcctcttcttacCGGGGACAACGCTCCAAACGCGTCCCAGTCTGCTCTACCAAGGCCTCCTCATAGGACTGTTCATCAATGGTATTGCGCGCTGGGGCTTCGACAGCATACTCCAGACATCTGCGGCATTGCTGGACGGCGCGCAACTGGGCAGCGTTCTGCCTGTCATTGGTGCTCCCGCTATTTTGTCGAGTCAGAACATCATGTTCAATTTCAATGATGTAGATAAGGATGCAGATGGTATTAGCGTGCTTGTTAACGACGTTGAACGATTCCGGGCGTTCAAGTCTGATGATGGAATGTTGGAGTCATTCAATTGGACGCGGCATTTGGATGGTGAGCCGGAGTATTTCCGGTTCGGATATATCAAGGTCAATGCGTTGGGTGGGATTTGGTATGAGGATTTTACGAGGCCGGGGACTTGGGAGAGTGAGGGGAATTGGGTTCCTCCTGATGATGATTCTGGGGATGATTCTGCGCTTGCCTCATAG
- a CDS encoding uncharacterized protein (COG:S;~EggNog:ENOG410PJJ3;~InterPro:IPR009836;~PFAM:PF07173) produces the protein MTSFLLSDVSTSPSSEPKYVTQKQCVTHLKLLSAFAELRDVVSNNDGLFGLHDTDGHQEGDAQDKYHALVKEKRWAVYVARAVKRYTNWWFRCLPSPEPLPKMADIRRNAYANVVKPEKIVQWHQDILPPLDVLMVWHSHMLNPRKYLEDCIRYGKMCVWGAGFPWELLDQQIDGTTFDYTATGEACRYFEFQVGSSWDNLLDPLTTIVQCPNCGTEVIVSWTAGQDVTDVNLPFDNCTGLADKGFHAVCHNCDYLINHDRLKLAKWRQDVRSVRDQSRPMPGCFYNLRGVPFPVSMSWKEAAYLYPSQLIRVVADDILEFTDPKANQCHSIAAVRDYLRKRVQERKVLQMAHESHFSKIQPTRVEKICIRRMISRYWDNSSPFSLDLLGAVIRQGKFIQQMDRINWLRSPTLYATINRMIRKYSVFFGIMADNPKEMAVPTLDVDLAWHTHQLSPRQYYNYSVRLTNRPMQFIDHNDKVDELKLTNGFEWTCKTYREVTDGEIYSECVCWFCEAIRYPDLYGHFRSSLLWLSDARKAVDELHRQHDHASKTDSGPHISIHSAVRLQNSEVNRIMRETKALQLLEAYRKSLRRAQKHSRSSKALGSAIAAVSSLVLPTNPTTDTVVSQDEISMLSSEEDEVNREDKIHKTVDAISNFFDGIEKLERAALLSRLETVSLAGMQLLVVLLQGAVAVVLEDVVEGEGEGEGAQDVVAGAVGADILNCAIAVSQLNRRRHLQTWCCIEKARIDHDPLRFVTTKRGGQERVCKDVVALIT, from the exons ATGACTTCTTTCCTATTGAGTGATGTGTCGACATCGCCCTCTTCAGAGCCCAAATATGTCACCCAGAAGCAGTGTGTCACTCATCTCAAGCTTCTCTCAGCCTTTGCTGAATTGCGAGATGTAGTTAGCAACAATGACGGGCTTTTCGGGCTTCACGACACAGATGGACATCAAGAGGGTGATGCTCAAGATAAATACCATGCCTTGGTTAAGGAGAAGCGCTGGGCTGTATATGTCGCACGGGCTGTGAAACGATACACAAATTGGTGGTTCCGTTGTCTCCCAAGCCCGGAACCGCTTCCCAAAATGGCAGATATTCGCAGAAATGCTTATGCCAATGTCGTCAAGCCTGAGAAAATAGTGCAATGGCACCAAGATATCCTTCCACCCCTAG ATGTCCTTATGGTCTGGCACTCGCATATGCTGAATCCACGCAAGTATCTCGAAGACTGTATCCGGTATGGCAAGATGTGTGTTTGGGGTGCAGGTTTCCCCTGGGAGCTTCTTGACCAGCAGATCGATGGCACAACTTTTGATTACACGGCAACTGGGGAAGCGTGCCGGTATTTCGAGTTTCAGGTCGGTTCTAGTTGGGACAACCTTCTTGATCCGCTCACTACCATTGTTCAATGTCCGAACTGCGGCACCGAGGTCATCGTCAGCTGGACAGCGGGCCAAGACGTGACAGACGTCAACCTTCCTTTTGACAACTGCACAGGCTTAGCTGACAAAGGCTTCCATGCTGTCTGCCACAATTGTGATTACCTTATTAACCATGACCGGCTGAAGCTGGCCAAGTGGCGTCAGGATGTGCGGTCAGTGCGGGATCAGAGTCGACCTATGCCCGGGTGCTTCTACAACTTACGTGGTGTCCCATTCCCCGTGTCCATGAGCTGGAAAGAAGCAGCATACTTATATCCAAGCCAACTTATCCGGGTTGTGGCGGACGACATCCTGGAGTTTACTGATCCCAAGGCCAATCAATGCCACAGTATCGCCGCAGTGCGCGATTATCTCAGGAAAAGAGTCCAAGAACGCAAAGTCCTGCAGATGGCACACGAGTCACATTTCTCAAAGATTCAGCCCACTCGGGTTGAGAAGATATGCATCCGTCGGATGATCTCTCGATACTGGGATAACTCTAGCCCATTCTCCCTGGACTTGCTCGGCGCTGTCATCAGACAGGGCAAGTTCATTCAACAAATGGACCGTATCAACTGGCTTAGGTCACCGACTCTCTACGCCACCATAAACCGAATGATCCGAAAGTACagtgtcttcttcgggatcATGGCTGATAACCCCAAAGAAATGGCCGTGCCGACACTAGATGTGGATTTGGCATGGCACACACACCAACTTTCTCCCAGACAATATTACAACTATAGCGTGCGTTTAACCAATAGGCCAATGCAGTTCATCGACCACAATGACAAGGTTGATGAGCTAAAACTAACCAATGGATTTGAATGGACTTGCAAAACATACCGTGAGGTTACCGATGGGGAGATCTACAGCGAATGCGTCTGTTGGTTCTGCGAGGCGATCCGCTATCCCGATCTCTACGGTCATTTCCGCTCATCATTGTTGTGGCTTTCCGATGCTCGCAAAGCCGTTGATGAGTTGCACAGACAGCATGATCATGCCTCTAAGACTGACAGTGGGCCGCACATCTCTATTCACAGTGCTGTTCGCCTTCAGAATAGTGAGGTCAACCGAATCATGAGAGAAACCAAAGCTTTGCAACTTCTAGAAGCTTACAGAAAGTCCCTCAGGCGGGCTCAAAAACATTCCCGTTCTTCCAAGGCGCTTGGATCTGCCATCGCAGCGGTCAGCTCTCTTGTCTTGCCAACCAATCCGACTACGGACACAGTTGTTTCTCAGGACGAGATAAGCATGTTGTCatccgaggaagatgaggtcaACCGTGAGGATAAAATTCATAAGACCGTCGACGCCATTTCGAATTTCTTCGATGGCATCGAGAAACTT GAACGTGCAGCTCTTCTATCGCGACTGGAAACTGTGTCTCTTGCGGGAATGCAGCTGCTTGTGGTGCTTCTGCAGGGtgcggtggcggtggtgctggaggatgtggtggagggggagggggagggggagggagctCAGGATGTGGTG GCGGGGGCGGTGGGTGCTGATATCTTAAACTGCGCCATAGCGGTATCTCAGCTCAATCGCCGGAGACATCTGCAGACTTGGTGCTGTATCGAGAAAGCTCGAATAGATCATGACCCTCTTCGATTCGTGACGACGAAAAGGGGCGGCCAGGAACGAGTCTGTAAGGATGTTGTTGCCTTGATCACCTGA
- a CDS encoding MARVEL domain-containing protein (COG:S;~EggNog:ENOG410PRB9;~InterPro:IPR008253;~PFAM:PF01284;~TransMembrane:4 (i7-32o44-64i76-102o122-142i);~go_component: GO:0016020 - membrane [Evidence IEA]), with the protein MPVISRLISIVFRVAQIVCGAVVAGIIGHYLAQYSGDAWPEARWIYTEVVAGLSILLGLIWLIPFSSGFFSWPFDVIISLAWFAAFGILVNAIHKFSCGSIWHWGGLYRNNTCSRWKAAEAFSFISAIVWLASALVGLWFTFRVRKDSTAPTYGRRRFFGRSAV; encoded by the exons ATGCCTGTTATCTCCCGCCTAATCTCCATTGTCTTTCGCGTCGCGCAAATTGTTTGTGGTGCG GTCGTCGCTGGTATCATCGGTCACTACCTTGCCCAATACAGTGGTGACGCATGGCCTGAGGCCCGCTGGATTTACACCGAAGTTGTCGCCGGGTTATCAATCCTCCTTGGCCTGATATGGCTCATACCATTTTCCTCTGGATTCTTTTCCTGGCCAT TTGACGTCATAATCTCCCTTGCGTGGTTTGCCGCATTCGGTATCCTTGTCAACGCCATTCACAAGTTCAGCTGTGGCAGTATCTGGCACTGGGGTGGTCTCTACCGCAACAATACCTGCAGTCGCTGGAAGGCTGCTGAAGCGTTCAGCTTCATCTCGGCCATTGTCTGGCTTGCTTCGGCGCTTGTG GGTCTCTGGTTCACTTTCCGTGTCAGAAAGGATAGCACTGCTCCTACCTA TGGTCGCCGTCGCTTCTTTGGCCGTTCTGCCGTCTAA
- a CDS encoding uncharacterized protein (COG:S;~EggNog:ENOG410PREZ;~InterPro:IPR038071) codes for MSTENHESTSPSGVLLLGSIPLSSTEEVFNKIPTALPARLFSIPDGETGVRDNYIRWQVDSFPKEAIHQFLGGTDLPADHPGLTLNDIKPTRYDTVALESYQTFLKLRDQKVIPSGVRFQVSLPLPLNCVQGHTRADLHAQLDPLYEQRMIESVQSIIQNIPAHDIALQWDVCFEVTALENERGRLPDPFFKPHFSPVMEGVLERIQRVSDIALIPAEVPLGFHLCYGDLGHKHFVEPEDLGLLVELANNIFERIQPRPVNWVHMPVPKDRDDVAYIEPLKGLKMGKDTRLYLGVVHAYDEEGTRRRIQTAKSVVSDFGVATECGMGRTPAEELNSILEISRNVASPV; via the coding sequence ATGTCCACTGAAAACCACGAAAGCACCTCACCATCCGGTGTCCTCCTACTAGGCAgcatccccctctcctcaacAGAAGAAGTCTTCAACAAGATCCCCACCGCACTACCAGCCCgactcttctccatccccgaCGGCGAAACCGGCGTCCGCGACAACTACATCCGCTGGCAAGTCGACAGCTTCCCCAAGGAAGCCATCCACCAATTCCTCGGAGGAACCGACCTACCCGCCGACCATCCCGGCTTGACCCTGAACGACATCAAGCCAACCCGATACGACACAGTCGCACTCGAATCCTACCAAACCTTCCTCAAGCTCCGAGACCAAAAGGTCATCCCCTCGGGAGTCCGCTTCCAAGTCTCCCTCCCCCTACCCCTGAACTGCGTACAGGGCCACACACGCGCAGACCTCCACGCTCAGCTAGACCCTCTATACGAGCAGCGCATGATCGAATCAgtccaatccatcatccagaacatcccTGCCCACGACATCGCCCTCCAATGGGACGTCTGCTTCGAGGTCACAGCGCTTGAGAACGAGCGCGGCCGGCTCCCAGACCCCTTCTTCAAGCCTCATTTCTCGCCAGTGATGGAGGGCGTGCTAGAGCGTATCCAACGCGTCAGCGACATCGCTCTCATCCCCGCTGAAGTCCCGCTTGGATTCCACCTATGCTACGGGGACCTGGGGCATAAGCATTTCGTCGAGCCAGAGGATCTCGGTCTTCTAGTCGAGTTAGCGAATAATATCTTCGAGCGGATTCAGCCTCGTCCGGTTAATTGGGTGCATATGCCTGTGCCTAAGGATCGGGATGATGTTGCTTACATTGAGCCCTTGAAGGGGCTGAAGATGGGCAAAGATACCAGGTTGTATTTGGGGGTCGTGCATGCCTATGATGAAGAGGGTACTCGCCGGAGAATCCAGACGGCTAAGTCAGTCGTGTCGGACTTTGGGGTCGCGACTGAGTGTGGGATGGGACGGACTCCAGCTGAGGAGCTGAACAGCATCCTGGAGATATCTAGAAATGTTGCTTCGCCGGTGTAG
- a CDS encoding uncharacterized protein (COG:S;~EggNog:ENOG410PH1E;~InterPro:IPR025638,IPR036866) yields the protein MAPQLFPANPSEVMVIRNVTSNVITLSLPFARFGRLKFGGRGTLVKMETGSVAVFSPVNLTQEVRDTITGLGGNVKYIAALDMEHHIHLTAWKEAFPDAAIIAPEGLWEKRQSNPKTKDSAPFEHVFRKDANGKQKISEEFDAEFETEYVHGHPSRELVFYHRPSRSLIEADLLFNLPAREQYSRTQESATSGVFTKMVSPLMSASSPATWQKRFVWYVLSSGDRQAFTESIRRIDIWDFNFLIPCHGDVVESGAKGVFRTVMEWFLADRKHV from the exons ATGGCGCCCCAGCTCTTCCCCGCCAATCCTTCAGAGGTCATGGTGATCCGCAATGTGACTTCCAACGTCATTACCTTAAGCTTGCCATTTGCGCGTTTCGGTCGGCTCAAGTTTGGTGGACGTGGGACTCTTG TCAAAATGGAAACCGGTTCCGTCGCTGTCTTCTCTCCTGTTAATTTGACTCAAGAAGTGCGCGATACCATCACCGGTCTCGGAGGCAACGTCAAATACATCGCAGCTCTGGATATGGAGCATCATATTCACTTGACCGCCTGGAAGGAGGCATTCCCTGATGCTGCCATTATCGCTCCCGAAGGGCTCTGGGAAAAGCGCCAGTCCAACCCCAAAACCAAGGATTCCGCACCTTTCGAACACGTCTTCCGCAAGGACGCCAATGGAAAACAGAAGATCTCGGAAGAGTTTGACGCGGAATTCGAGACGGAATATGTGCATGGCCACCCTTCGCGCGAACTTGTCTTCTACCATCGCCCGTCCCGCTCGCTCATTGAGGCGGATCTCTTGTTCAACTTGCCTGCGAGGGAGCAGTACTCCAGGACTCAAGAGAGCGCCACGTCGGGTGTTTTCACCAAGATGGTCTCTCCATTGATGTCCGCTTCTTCACCTGCGACTTGGCAGAAGAGATTCGTCTGGTATGTCCTGTCCAGTGGAGATCGGCAGGCTTTCACCGAGTCCATCCGCAGAATTGATATTTGGGATTTCAATTTCCTGATTCCTTGCCATGGGGATGTGGTTGAGAGCGGCGCGAAGGGGGTTTTCCGCACCGTCATGGAATGGTTTCTTGCTGATCGGAAGCATGTGTAG
- the NSE4 gene encoding non-structural maintenance of chromosomes element 4 family protein (BUSCO:EOG092634ZL;~COG:S;~EggNog:ENOG410PJWR;~InterPro:IPR029225,IPR027786,IPR014854;~PFAM:PF08743,PF15412;~go_component: GO:0005634 - nucleus [Evidence IEA];~go_component: GO:0030915 - Smc5-Smc6 complex [Evidence IEA];~go_process: GO:0006281 - DNA repair [Evidence IEA]) yields MAHARRAKRARLSARDSNVQDTQSQVASQATRNSVNQFYDPDQDHRERRQVRKGLRDLTRDLNDSRNEYLQAGNHGLRDTIKKANDIFENVKQTSDATIDSRLLVQAADLSYKKTAQLVLGDASAGIDVDEFVSKCISFMRRAPADSQASMPSSTQRRRTGIGRSQMDPNDSDEDQGDAMNWDWLGRAACFCSNARPSVPGFLLGPLSVQKRVRQQPVRRARERIDPARAVAPQELQEKDLDRQETSNLTTMCASINRLLARTQNNGQDVVEAELSQLPDDPDEDTVQEVMARNNVADDGGVPLFQFCINPHSFGQSVENLFYVSFLVRDGLVGIAVDSRGLPTLHSAKPHAPSEAQRKGIKKRQAIFTLDFETWQELIQVYDIKDSIIPHREEETQNTAQSWQG; encoded by the exons ATGGCACACGCCCGTAGAGCCAAGCGAGCTCGACTATCAGCAAGAGACTCTAATGTGCAAGACACTCAGTCTCAGGTAGCGTCGCAGGCGACACGGAATAGTGTCAATCAGTTTTACGATCCGGATCAAGACCACCGAGAAAGGCGACAAGTTCGTAAGGGCCTCAGAGATTTGACGCGGGACCTCAACG ACTCTAGGAATGAATATCTACAGGCTGGCAACCATGGCCTGCGTGACACCATCAAGAAAGCGAACGACATCTTCGAGAATGTCAAGCAGACTTCTGACGCAACCATCGATTCACGGCTGCTTGTTCAAGCGGCAGATCTGTCATACAAAAAGACGGCACAGTTGGTGCTGGGGGATGCTAGTGCAGGGATAGATGTGGATGAGTTTGTCTCTAAGTGTATCTCTTTCATGCGCCGGGCGCCTGCGGACTCCCAAGCTTCGATGCCTTCCAGCACCCAACGGCGGCGCACGGGTATCGGAAGGAGCCAGATGGACCCCAacgacagcgacgaggatCAGGGGGATGCGATGAACTGGGACTGGCTCGGGCGCGCTGCTTGTTTCTGCAGTAATGCCCGGCCGTCAGTTCCTGGATTCCTACTGGGACCGCTTTCAGTACAGAAGCGCGTCCGGCAGCAACCTGTACGAAGAGCCCGTGAACGAATCGACCCAGCGCGGGCCGTTGCACCGCAAGAACTGCAAGAAAAAGATCTGGACAGGCAAGAAACATCGAATTTGACGACTATGTGTGCCAGTATCAATCGACTTCTTGCTAGAACCCAAAACAACGGACAAGATGTGGTAGAGGCAGAATTGTCGCAGTTGCCAGATGACCCCGACGAAGATACGGTGCAAGAGGTGATGGCAAGGAACAATGTGGCCGATGATGGAGGTGTTCCTCTGTTCCAATTCTGCATTAACCCGCACTCTTTCGGACAAAGTGTGGAAAATCTATTCTACGTTAGCTTTTTGGTCCGGGACGGCTTGGTTGGAATCGCGGTGGATAGCCGGGGCTTGCCCACTTTGC ATTCGGCAAAGCCTCATGCGCCTAGTGAGGCCCAGAGAAAGGGCATTAAGAAGCGTCAGGCCATTTTCACACTCGACTTTGAGACCTGGCAAGAGTTGATCCAAGTCTATGACATCAAAGACTCCATCATTCCTCAtcgggaggaagagacgcAAAATACAGCACAATCCTGGCAAGGCTAA